The proteins below are encoded in one region of Pleuronectes platessa chromosome 14, fPlePla1.1, whole genome shotgun sequence:
- the LOC128456233 gene encoding bromodomain adjacent to zinc finger domain protein 2B: MREKEMQRLQAVMRKQLEKEKRRQDMILIKAEENRKKTWEAEKRQQDIKLIKAEENCKKAEEKERVKQEKTEEKRLNKERSLQLKRLALAKAKALKKPNKDMCLADLKVFTHRESVHQMLSQIPGLQRHNSKDAFDVVKLEKNQVREKTVASWCVEEQAMEVDIHQLQQVEALERRVVSAGLQIKGWMHPEPESEREDLVYQEDNAVRRPNNPLDIAVMRLAELERGIDRSSEEEVTPGMRLWHQALGEVRSSAQLSLCIQQLQKFIDWDRPVMKVHCHRCQEGDNEELLLLCHGCDKGCHTYCHRPKITTVPEGKWFCYICVAKENAELLRSRKLQNRALGGGKRGKDKLDSGGSCAKKAKLAKDERYWLEMCRVLLA; this comes from the exons ATGCGG GAAAAGGAGATGCAAAGACTCCAAGCTGTTATGCGGAAACAACTG GAGAAAGAAAAACGCCGGCAGGACATGATCCTGATTAAGGCTGAGGAGAATCGTAAGAAGACATGG GAGGCGGAAAAACGCCAGCAGGACATCAAGCTGATTAAGGCTGAGGAGAATTGTAAGAAGGCAGAG GAAAAAGAGCGTGTGAAGCAAGAAAAGACGGAGGAGAAGAGGCTAAACAAGGAGAGGAGCCTCCAGCTCAAACGATTGGCGCTGGCAAAAGCAAAGGCGCTAAAGAAGCCAAACAAAGACATGTGTTTAGCAGATCTTAAGGTATTCACGCACAGAGAGTCCGTACATCAGA tgCTCTCCCAAATCCCTGGTCTGCAAAGACACAACAGCAAAGATG CGTTTGATGTGGTGAAGCTGGAGAAAAACCAAGTGAGGGAGAAAACCGTGGCGAGTTGGTGTGTGGAGGAGCAGGCAATGGAGGTGGACATCCACCaactgcagcaggtggaggctcTGGAGAGGAGAGTCGTCTCTGCCGGTCTGCAGATCAAG GGCTGGATGCACCCTGAGCCCGAGTCAGAGAGGGAGGATCTGGTCTATCAAGAGGACAATGCAGTGCGGCGGCCCAACAATCCTCTTGATATAGCTGTCATGAGGCTGGCAGAGCTGGAGAGGGGCATTGATCGAAG cagtgaggaggaggtgactcCTGGGATGAGACTGTGGCACCAAGCCCTCGGAGAAGTCCGCAGCTCGGCTCAGCTGTCGCTCTGtattcagcagctgcagaaattCATCGACTGGGACCGCCCCGTCATGAAAGTG CACTGCCACCGTTGTCAAGAGGGGGATAATGAAGAACTGCTCTTACTTTGTCACGGCTGTGATAAAGGCTGCCACACCTACTGCCACAGGCCTAAGATCACCACAGTCCCTGAAGGCAAATGGTTCTGCTACATTTGTGTGGCTAAA GAGAACGCTGAATTACTCCGGAGTAGGAAGCTTCAGAACCGAGCATTGGGGGGAGGGAAGCGAGGCAAGGACAAGCTTGACAGCGGTGGGTCCTGTGCCAAAAAAGCCAAACTGGCCAAAGACGAAAGATATTGGCTGGAAATGTGCAG AGTTCTGCTGGCTTAG
- the c14h2orf49 gene encoding ashwin → MAASIEHGRKAVGSSDVDLLLHPELLSQDFMQLILTEKRVSTKDCGSRDRLTELYLRHVIPLPQRTLPDSRWGRRVQRSRGPPDANSSSNDHKRKRPLIVFDSRSSQSGALKVRKPEGTTASTGITDRLKPPPAANPSNPIRNLSGNTSSSSIHCSTDTANLKREANSSVPLESPEVKKKIHHVTWP, encoded by the exons atggcggcctccatagaacACGGCAGAAAGGCTGTTGGCAGCTCGGATGTGGATCTGTTATTACACCCTGAGCTGCTGTCTCAAGACTTCATGCAGCTCATTTTAACTGAG AAACGTGTCAGCACCAAAGACTGTGGGAGTCGGGACCGGCTCACGGAGCTCTACCTCCGGCATGTCATCCCGCTGCCGCAGCGGACTCTGCCCGACAGCCGCTGGGGCAGGAGGGTGCAGAGGAGCCGGGGACCACCGGACGCTAACAG CTCCAGTAATGACCACAAGAGGAAAAGGCCTCTGATCGTGTTCGACAGCCGCTCCTCTCAATCCGGCGCCCTGAAAGTGAGAAAACCAGAGGGAACCACCGCGTCAACAGGGATCACTGACAGGTTAaaacctcctccagctgcaaaCCCGTCCAACCCCATCCGCAACCTATCAGGCAACACCTCTTCCTCATCCATTCATTGCAGCACTGACACAGCAAACCTCAAACGAGAAGCGAACAGCTCG GTTCCCCTCGAGTCTCCAGAGGTGAAGAAAAAGATCCATCATGTGACGTggccctga